CATTCCACATTCATAGGATCAAGTTCTATCCCCAGGGATTTCCTGCCTAATTGTTCTGCAACAACCAAAGTTGTCCCTGTTCCTGCAAATGGGTCTAAAACTGTATCACCGATTTTTGTTGATGAAAGTATAATACGCAAGAGCAATGCAATAGGAGCTTGTTGTTTATGAAATCTTTCGCCATTTAGATTTCTTAGCGCTTCATCTCCGGCAAAATAGCCTGAAGTAAGCTCTCGTATATCATCCCATACATCTGTCACGTACATGCCGTTTTCCCGTTCAAACTTATAACCCGCAGGCAGAGATGGATTAATTCGCAAGCGGTTAAATACACGAGATTTCTTTCCTTTTGTAGCGAAAGCAATTATCTGGTAGTGTTTACCAAACTTGTTACTGCAAGGCACTGCTGAACTTTTCTTTTTCCAGACTATCAAATTTTGTAAGTTCCAACCGGATGTTCTAAGACAGTTCAAT
Above is a genomic segment from Nitrospirota bacterium containing:
- a CDS encoding site-specific DNA-methyltransferase, whose protein sequence is MSYKIICGSCTEKLKAKKLKDIDLTFLDPPFNQGKEYAEYDDNLPDEIYWQWMQKICSSIYALTSEGGAIYFMQREKNTEYVLNCLRTSGWNLQNLIVWKKKSSAVPCSNKFGKHYQIIAFATKGKKSRVFNRLRINPSLPAGYKFERENGMYVTDVWDDIRELTSGYFAGDEALRNLNGERFHKQQAPIALLLRIILSSTKIGDTVLDPFAGTGTTLVVAEQLGRKSLGIELDPMNVECIENRLTDFRDDDNIQRYFKDYIHTENLSEIWDTDEIISTNKNGVLSLFGK